The following coding sequences are from one Bacillota bacterium window:
- a CDS encoding type II toxin-antitoxin system VapC family toxin — translation MIVVDSCGWVEFLANGPLAGEYAPYFEKPGEIITPAIVVYEVAKKVWREEGKERTFLIVAHMQQTRIIPFDAHLALAAADVSLHRGLPLADAIVYATGKEFGCEVVTSDGHFQGLPGVIFIPKNS, via the coding sequence GTGATTGTCGTAGACTCGTGCGGCTGGGTGGAGTTCCTCGCCAACGGCCCCCTGGCCGGGGAGTACGCACCGTACTTCGAAAAGCCGGGAGAAATAATCACGCCCGCAATCGTGGTTTACGAGGTGGCAAAGAAAGTCTGGAGGGAAGAAGGCAAGGAAAGAACATTCCTTATTGTGGCTCATATGCAGCAGACGAGAATTATCCCCTTCGACGCGCATCTGGCTTTGGCCGCCGCCGACGTATCCCTGCACCGGGGCCTGCCGCTGGCCGACGCCATCGTCTACGCCACCGGGAAAGAATTCGGATGCGAAGTCGTCACGAGCGACGGCCACTTCCAGGGGCTGCCGGGAGTTATCTTTATCCCGAAGAATTCCTGA
- a CDS encoding DUF4160 domain-containing protein — protein sequence MLEYTHKKSWLEGSREPNEPPHVHVEAGEGYAKFWLSPVALARSVGFKGHELRRIEEILQENAEIFRRAWDEHFQR from the coding sequence GTGTTAGAATATACCCACAAGAAGTCTTGGTTGGAAGGGAGCCGGGAGCCTAATGAGCCGCCGCACGTCCATGTAGAGGCAGGGGAGGGTTACGCCAAGTTCTGGTTAAGTCCTGTTGCACTGGCCCGTTCTGTAGGGTTTAAGGGCCATGAATTGCGCCGGATTGAGGAAATTCTACAGGAGAACGCCGAAATCTTCAGGAGGGCTTGGGATGAGCATTTCCAGAGATAG
- a CDS encoding ribbon-helix-helix protein, CopG family: MLLTEEQYKFLTEEARTRGVSLSELIRQLVEEKRSSLTEAQRRGAEEMAGGAVEGPGEVLHHDEVLYR; the protein is encoded by the coding sequence GTGCTTTTGACAGAAGAGCAGTACAAGTTTTTGACAGAGGAGGCCCGGACGCGGGGGGTGAGTTTGAGCGAGCTTATCCGGCAGCTTGTGGAGGAAAAACGGTCTTCACTGACGGAGGCGCAGCGCCGCGGCGCGGAGGAGATGGCCGGAGGAGCCGTGGAAGGGCCTGGCGAAGTGCTCCATCACGACGAGGTGCTTTACCGGTGA
- a CDS encoding DUF4258 domain-containing protein yields the protein MDRRRNVKIHDIWNAVAAGRWALTQHARKRAGQRCIGDEALMRVLANGEILEDYPEDPRGPSFLVLGYAGDGRPIHAVCAFDPGGTLLVITVYEPVPPKWINERTRGPRKEVQ from the coding sequence ATGGACCGGAGGCGGAATGTGAAGATCCATGATATCTGGAACGCAGTTGCAGCAGGCCGCTGGGCTCTAACCCAACATGCCAGGAAGCGGGCCGGACAGCGCTGCATTGGCGATGAAGCTTTAATGCGTGTGCTTGCTAATGGTGAAATCTTAGAGGATTATCCTGAGGACCCCCGGGGTCCGAGTTTTCTCGTATTGGGGTATGCTGGCGATGGGCGGCCCATTCATGCTGTATGTGCCTTTGATCCCGGCGGTACACTGCTCGTAATCACAGTTTATGAACCAGTCCCCCCGAAGTGGATCAACGAACGCACCCGGGGGCCCAGGAAGGAGGTTCAGTAA
- a CDS encoding DUF433 domain-containing protein, with the protein MASKRVVSERIVVDPQILCGKPVIKGTRIPVYLILDLLAAGYSIQRILEAYPSLTGDDIVAALAFAGSLARFEETSILLDEAPRSGCLRTKTSHLKLFVT; encoded by the coding sequence GTGGCCTCCAAGCGTGTTGTTTCCGAACGTATTGTTGTTGATCCCCAAATCCTATGCGGCAAGCCGGTTATTAAAGGCACCAGGATTCCGGTATATCTTATCTTAGATCTTCTGGCTGCCGGTTACTCCATCCAAAGGATTTTGGAAGCATATCCATCTTTAACCGGGGATGATATTGTTGCCGCCCTGGCTTTCGCCGGCAGCCTTGCGAGATTTGAGGAGACGAGCATCCTCCTTGACGAAGCTCCGCGATCAGGCTGCTTGCGGACGAAAACATCTCACCTGAAACTGTTCGTTACATGA
- a CDS encoding DUF2442 domain-containing protein: protein MSISRDREVVGVAKDIWFADDKMYVRLADGREIGVPVAWFPKLKEATPEQRRNWRLVGGGIGIHWEDIDEDIAVENLIWPQGFPLEYH from the coding sequence ATGAGCATTTCCAGAGATAGAGAAGTAGTTGGAGTGGCTAAAGATATATGGTTCGCCGATGACAAAATGTACGTTCGCCTGGCTGATGGTCGCGAAATTGGTGTGCCAGTGGCATGGTTTCCCAAACTTAAGGAGGCTACGCCAGAGCAGCGGAGAAACTGGCGGCTGGTTGGTGGGGGCATTGGGATTCACTGGGAGGACATTGACGAAGATATCGCTGTAGAAAACCTGATTTGGCCCCAGGGATTTCCGCTGGAGTATCATTAG
- a CDS encoding nucleotidyltransferase domain-containing protein, producing the protein MIADMEKEIIFTEQEKKRLARLLAREDEILKRRRLKLAQQRAQAVARLLKEKWGAQAVYLFGSLAGGRLWEHSDLDFFVVGLPGSEHYYEILADAERIAAPFEVDLILEEAAPAYIKKAVAEKGVRLA; encoded by the coding sequence GTGATAGCAGATATGGAAAAAGAAATCATTTTTACTGAGCAAGAAAAAAAACGGCTGGCGCGCTTGCTTGCCAGAGAAGACGAAATACTGAAGCGCCGCAGATTAAAGCTTGCGCAGCAGCGGGCGCAGGCTGTGGCGCGGCTCTTAAAAGAGAAGTGGGGGGCGCAAGCGGTCTACCTTTTTGGTTCCTTAGCCGGGGGAAGGCTTTGGGAGCATTCAGACCTCGACTTTTTCGTCGTTGGTCTCCCCGGCAGTGAACATTACTACGAAATACTTGCGGATGCCGAAAGGATTGCGGCCCCGTTTGAAGTTGATCTTATTTTAGAGGAAGCAGCACCCGCTTACATTAAAAAAGCTGTTGCTGAAAAAGGAGTGCGGTTGGCTTGA
- a CDS encoding PIN domain-containing protein, with the protein MRGVFVDTGAWFALKCRTDPYHQKVREFFRTMEKGTVCFTSDYVADEAVTLVRLRLKNHRVAVQLAGELFGEKAARLVFVSPEHHRRALEIFKKYADQDFSYTDCTSFAVMEALGIKEALAFDTHFTFEKFGFVQVGME; encoded by the coding sequence GTGAGGGGCGTGTTTGTAGATACGGGCGCCTGGTTTGCTTTAAAGTGTAGAACGGACCCGTACCACCAAAAGGTGCGGGAGTTTTTTCGAACAATGGAAAAGGGTACGGTATGTTTCACCTCCGATTACGTCGCGGATGAGGCGGTAACGCTGGTGCGGTTGCGCTTGAAGAACCACCGCGTGGCTGTGCAGTTGGCCGGGGAACTCTTCGGCGAGAAGGCGGCACGGCTGGTCTTTGTTTCCCCGGAGCATCACCGCCGGGCGCTGGAGATATTCAAAAAGTATGCCGACCAGGATTTTTCCTATACCGATTGCACCAGTTTTGCGGTAATGGAGGCCCTGGGCATCAAGGAAGCGCTTGCTTTCGATACACACTTTACCTTTGAAAAGTTCGGCTTCGTTCAGGTGGGAATGGAGTAA
- a CDS encoding DUF4258 domain-containing protein, giving the protein MEVRFTAHAEKQLVVRRLSKDLVLEALFALDQVIQQETGISIYQRRYTGDGKEYLVQVVVRLEGSTQVVLTAYRTSKIQKYWRDDL; this is encoded by the coding sequence TTGGAAGTTCGTTTTACTGCTCATGCGGAAAAGCAGCTTGTTGTAAGAAGGCTTTCGAAGGACCTGGTGCTGGAGGCCCTGTTTGCTCTTGATCAGGTAATCCAGCAGGAAACGGGTATTTCTATATACCAGCGGCGCTATACCGGGGACGGTAAAGAATATTTGGTTCAGGTGGTGGTTAGATTAGAAGGGAGTACGCAGGTAGTGCTTACTGCCTACCGGACCTCTAAGATTCAAAAGTACTGGAGGGATGACCTGTGA
- a CDS encoding TolC family protein, producing the protein MLGKKRRGRFISLILAVFIAAGTLVPAAVAKEPARPQVSLNEAVALALAQSEAVKKAAKEIDRTETLREEAASRLDYTPVGSPGDPRIEIAWSNLLASDLTWRMSKKTLTAQEDAVALDACKKYWDVLKAQEKVEAAEAALKSAERQLQNVQAGYRVGMVTQQALVAAEVQRGGAQASLAGARNELESACVAFNQLIGLWPEDRPVLTDTVEFNPLEIANLDYEVTKALESAPTVWLAQERVTMQKYLEDMMFYTGEYRPYQARKIEVEQAELDAASTKKLFEQVARSLYYSVKGLEEAYAGAQEGVRLAEENLRVAKVKLQAGMATAADVAAAEKALAEARSGAFELACQHAYMKLAFGKPWAYLSGATTGGSTGTASGSAGAS; encoded by the coding sequence TTGCTCGGTAAAAAGCGGCGCGGGCGTTTCATTTCTTTAATCCTGGCGGTTTTCATTGCTGCCGGTACATTGGTTCCTGCAGCGGTGGCGAAGGAACCGGCGCGGCCGCAAGTTTCGCTCAACGAGGCCGTTGCCCTGGCGCTGGCGCAGAGTGAAGCGGTCAAAAAAGCGGCCAAAGAGATCGACCGGACGGAAACCCTGAGGGAAGAAGCGGCGAGCCGGCTCGACTATACGCCCGTCGGATCTCCCGGGGACCCCCGCATCGAGATTGCCTGGTCGAATCTTTTAGCTTCCGACCTCACCTGGCGGATGAGCAAAAAAACGCTGACCGCGCAGGAGGACGCGGTAGCGCTCGACGCCTGCAAGAAGTACTGGGACGTCTTGAAGGCGCAGGAAAAGGTGGAGGCGGCGGAAGCCGCCCTGAAAAGCGCGGAGCGCCAGCTCCAGAACGTACAGGCGGGGTACCGGGTTGGGATGGTGACCCAGCAGGCCCTGGTGGCGGCTGAAGTCCAGCGCGGTGGGGCGCAGGCGAGCCTCGCCGGGGCGCGAAACGAGCTAGAGAGCGCCTGCGTGGCTTTCAACCAGCTCATCGGCCTCTGGCCCGAAGACCGGCCGGTGCTGACAGATACCGTCGAGTTCAACCCCCTGGAGATCGCGAACCTGGATTACGAAGTGACGAAAGCCCTGGAGAGCGCGCCCACCGTCTGGCTGGCGCAGGAAAGAGTGACGATGCAGAAGTACCTGGAGGACATGATGTTTTACACAGGCGAGTACCGGCCGTACCAGGCGCGTAAAATTGAAGTGGAGCAGGCCGAGCTTGATGCAGCCAGCACGAAGAAGCTGTTCGAGCAGGTCGCCCGCTCGCTGTATTACTCGGTGAAGGGGCTGGAAGAGGCGTATGCCGGGGCGCAGGAAGGTGTGCGGCTTGCGGAGGAGAACCTCCGGGTGGCAAAGGTGAAGCTTCAAGCCGGCATGGCCACTGCCGCTGACGTGGCTGCAGCCGAAAAGGCGCTGGCAGAGGCCCGGTCGGGTGCCTTCGAGCTTGCCTGCCAGCACGCTTACATGAAGCTCGCCTTCGGCAAGCCCTGGGCTTATTTAAGCGGAGCGACCACAGGCGGATCTACCGGCACTGCTTCGGGCAGCGCAGGTGCCTCTTAA
- a CDS encoding DUF433 domain-containing protein has product MKFKRITVDPAVCTGKPCIRGLRFPVSRLLGLLAAGETKESILQAYPYLEAEDIDEALLFAALLADDETVEFVR; this is encoded by the coding sequence GTGAAATTCAAGCGAATTACCGTTGACCCGGCGGTTTGCACCGGGAAGCCCTGCATCAGGGGACTCCGCTTTCCGGTCTCCCGTCTTTTGGGGCTCCTAGCTGCGGGTGAAACAAAAGAGAGTATCCTGCAAGCCTATCCTTACCTGGAGGCTGAGGACATCGACGAGGCTCTCCTTTTTGCGGCTCTTTTGGCCGACGATGAAACGGTGGAATTTGTGCGGTGA
- a CDS encoding DUF433 domain-containing protein has translation MASKRVVSERIVVDPQILCGKPVIKGTRIPVYLILDLLAAGYSIERILEAYPSLNRDDIVAALAFAGSLARNGCMYPVSSRVLIFKKPW, from the coding sequence ATGGCCTCCAAGCGTGTTGTTTCCGAACGTATTGTTGTTGATCCCCAAATACTATGCGGTAAGCCGGTTATTAAAGGCACTAGGATTCCGGTATATCTTATCTTAGATCTTCTGGCTGCTGGTTACTCCATCGAAAGGATTTTAGAAGCATATCCATCTTTAAACAGGGATGATATTGTTGCCGCCCTGGCTTTCGCCGGCAGCCTTGCGAGAAACGGTTGCATGTATCCGGTTTCTTCTAGAGTCCTGATCTTCAAAAAGCCCTGGTAG
- a CDS encoding Na/Pi cotransporter family protein, translating to MDTFKLITGILGGLGLFIFGMGLMGEGLQRAAGDRLRKILETLTKLPVMGVLTGALVTSVIQSSSATTVMVVGFVNAGLMSLKQAIGIIMGANIGTTITAQLIAFKLSDYLFLIIALGFALYFFSKKRLWRYVGQVVLGFGILFLGLNVMQTAVAPLKESQAFASLITDFGRYPLLGVLAGMAMTVIIQSSSATIGMLIAMANQGLVPFDVAIPVLFGDNIGTCVTAVLASIGTNLNARRAALAHVLFNVIGAIIFLAFLPWFKAFVAFISPDAPARLIANAHTSFNTLNTMIMLPLINHFAHFIARLLPGEDRELRRGPIYLDERMLESPAVALSLATREIIRMAALAAETLENAMQGFFQKDPKRLETAFEQEEVVDQLEKAITIYLAKLSQQDLTPAQSEKHTGLLHAVNDIERVGDHAENVAELAQVRIEENLPFSDYAIAELEEMYNLVSTTFKRAIEALQHGDVAKARQVLDDEPLVDELEKELRKSHLIRLNRGICYPESGVVFLDIISNLERVGDHANNIAHVVLDDF from the coding sequence GTGGATACGTTTAAGCTGATCACCGGGATCCTGGGCGGACTCGGCCTTTTTATCTTCGGGATGGGCCTCATGGGGGAGGGACTCCAGAGGGCCGCGGGGGACCGGCTGCGGAAGATCCTCGAGACCCTCACAAAGCTTCCGGTAATGGGGGTGCTCACGGGAGCGCTGGTGACCAGCGTCATCCAGAGCAGCAGCGCCACCACCGTCATGGTCGTCGGCTTCGTGAACGCCGGGCTGATGAGCCTCAAGCAGGCGATCGGCATCATCATGGGGGCGAACATCGGGACCACCATCACCGCCCAGCTGATCGCCTTCAAGCTGAGCGACTACCTCTTCCTGATCATCGCCCTCGGCTTCGCCCTCTACTTCTTCTCAAAAAAGCGCCTCTGGCGCTACGTCGGCCAGGTGGTGCTCGGGTTCGGAATTCTCTTTTTGGGCCTGAACGTCATGCAAACGGCGGTCGCCCCCCTGAAAGAAAGCCAGGCCTTCGCAAGCCTCATCACGGACTTCGGTCGCTATCCGCTTTTAGGCGTGCTCGCCGGAATGGCGATGACCGTGATCATCCAGAGCAGCAGCGCCACGATCGGGATGCTGATCGCCATGGCAAACCAGGGGCTGGTCCCCTTCGACGTGGCCATCCCGGTGCTCTTCGGGGACAACATCGGCACCTGCGTCACGGCAGTGCTGGCGAGCATCGGCACCAACCTCAATGCCAGGCGGGCCGCCCTCGCCCACGTCCTCTTCAACGTCATCGGGGCGATCATCTTCCTGGCCTTCCTCCCCTGGTTCAAGGCATTCGTCGCCTTCATCTCCCCGGACGCGCCGGCGCGCCTCATCGCCAACGCCCATACCTCCTTCAACACCCTGAACACCATGATCATGCTCCCCCTCATCAACCACTTCGCCCACTTCATCGCCCGGCTGCTCCCCGGGGAGGACAGGGAGCTGAGGAGGGGACCGATCTACCTGGACGAGCGGATGCTGGAGTCCCCGGCAGTGGCCTTATCTCTTGCCACCAGGGAGATCATCCGGATGGCCGCCCTCGCCGCGGAGACCCTCGAGAACGCCATGCAGGGCTTCTTCCAGAAGGACCCGAAGCGCCTGGAAACCGCCTTCGAGCAGGAGGAGGTGGTCGACCAGCTCGAGAAGGCGATCACCATTTACCTGGCGAAGCTCTCGCAGCAGGACCTGACCCCCGCGCAGTCGGAAAAACACACCGGCCTGCTGCACGCCGTAAACGACATCGAGCGGGTGGGCGACCACGCCGAGAACGTGGCCGAACTGGCGCAGGTGCGGATCGAGGAGAACCTCCCCTTCAGCGACTACGCCATCGCCGAGCTGGAGGAGATGTACAACCTGGTGTCAACCACCTTCAAGCGCGCCATCGAGGCGCTGCAGCACGGGGACGTGGCCAAGGCCCGGCAGGTGCTGGACGACGAGCCGCTGGTGGACGAGCTGGAGAAGGAGCTGCGGAAGAGCCACCTGATCCGGCTCAACAGGGGAATCTGCTATCCCGAGTCCGGGGTGGTCTTCCTGGACATCATCAGCAACCTGGAGCGGGTGGGAGACCACGCCAACAACATCGCCCACGTGGTGCTCGACGACTTTTAG
- a CDS encoding type II toxin-antitoxin system Phd/YefM family antitoxin, whose amino-acid sequence MERVIGVDQLRPRLGEYVERAEDGEVWVIASRSKPKGVLIGYSQYEELKQLAEKAKQLELKIILDEMRQRGEEAGLTEGDVLKEIEEVRKCGQ is encoded by the coding sequence ATGGAAAGAGTTATAGGAGTAGACCAATTAAGACCACGGCTGGGAGAGTATGTAGAGCGGGCTGAAGATGGGGAGGTATGGGTTATTGCTTCTCGTTCAAAGCCTAAAGGTGTTTTAATTGGGTATTCTCAGTATGAAGAACTGAAACAGTTGGCCGAGAAGGCAAAGCAACTGGAACTCAAAATCATACTGGACGAGATGCGGCAGCGGGGAGAAGAAGCAGGGCTTACCGAAGGGGATGTGTTGAAGGAAATTGAGGAAGTGCGGAAGTGCGGGCAGTGA
- a CDS encoding type II toxin-antitoxin system MqsA family antitoxin, translating to MVTRCYLCGGETVKKLVTAENWWGETLALVENVPAWVCEDCGEAYFDAETCKQLDRLRKTPSPPERTVQVSVYNFPEIS from the coding sequence ATGGTAACCCGTTGTTATCTTTGCGGAGGAGAGACCGTTAAAAAGCTCGTTACAGCAGAAAATTGGTGGGGTGAAACACTGGCCCTGGTAGAAAATGTTCCTGCCTGGGTTTGCGAAGATTGCGGTGAAGCTTATTTTGATGCCGAAACATGCAAGCAGCTTGACCGCCTGCGGAAGACCCCTTCTCCACCAGAGAGGACGGTCCAGGTATCGGTTTATAACTTTCCGGAAATCTCTTGA
- a CDS encoding radical SAM protein, with the protein MRRFKTLLIALYNSRGLGVRYLASALKQRGYPCEIIFLKSFAGHSMKKPTAREYRLLEQLVAEIDPDLIGISYMCTFHREVIEEVTRRLKKTEKKVVWGGVCATLFPEECLRHVDLIVRGEAEAAIVELVEALAGGRDPAGIPNLAFRRNGRVVLNELRPLVQDLDSLPFPDLGGEDKYYIEKDALTRKDPGLDSLSYEVMASRGCPYRCSYCSNQSIKGIYAGKGRYVRLRSVDSVIEELKAARRKVPGLKLVKFWDEIFPASQEWVEEFAARYRAEVGLPFEVWHHPLKVRPEVIAPLVSCGLSKVVVGIQSGSPYVRNKVFLRPESQEKILECSRVLAEAGVPTVIYDLILDHPFETEGHLEETLDLCLRLARPFYLQLHGLSFLPGTEIEKMALESGLVKPEEMQKLHSRPLEEQYRAMYWWVQGAGTNQSRLMAYWNTIIYLTQVDGMVPFVRWARRKPIFKNHPGLLRQVQKAVNFALIGKKGVRKLKLALGMRA; encoded by the coding sequence GTGCGCCGGTTTAAAACACTGCTGATCGCTCTATACAACTCGCGCGGGTTGGGGGTGCGCTACCTTGCGTCTGCCTTGAAGCAGCGGGGCTATCCCTGCGAAATTATTTTTTTAAAGTCTTTTGCGGGGCACAGCATGAAGAAGCCCACCGCCCGGGAATACCGCCTGCTGGAGCAGCTTGTGGCCGAGATCGACCCCGATTTGATCGGGATCAGCTACATGTGCACTTTTCACCGGGAGGTGATCGAGGAGGTCACCCGCCGCCTCAAGAAGACGGAGAAGAAAGTTGTCTGGGGGGGCGTCTGCGCCACCCTTTTCCCCGAAGAGTGCCTGCGGCACGTGGACCTCATCGTGCGGGGTGAGGCCGAAGCGGCGATCGTCGAGCTGGTGGAGGCCCTCGCCGGGGGGCGCGATCCCGCCGGAATTCCAAACCTTGCCTTCAGGCGGAACGGCCGGGTTGTCCTGAACGAATTGCGCCCGCTGGTCCAGGACCTCGACAGCCTTCCCTTTCCTGATTTGGGCGGGGAGGATAAATACTATATTGAAAAAGATGCGTTGACAAGGAAGGACCCCGGGCTGGACTCCCTGAGCTACGAGGTTATGGCCTCGCGCGGCTGCCCCTACCGCTGCTCGTACTGCTCCAACCAGAGCATCAAGGGGATCTATGCGGGCAAGGGGCGGTACGTCCGGCTGCGTAGCGTGGACAGTGTGATTGAGGAACTCAAGGCCGCCCGCCGGAAAGTCCCCGGCCTGAAGCTGGTTAAATTCTGGGACGAGATCTTTCCTGCAAGCCAGGAGTGGGTCGAGGAGTTCGCCGCCAGGTACAGGGCGGAGGTCGGCCTGCCCTTCGAAGTGTGGCACCACCCCCTGAAGGTCCGGCCTGAGGTAATCGCCCCCCTCGTGTCTTGCGGCCTCTCGAAGGTGGTTGTAGGGATCCAGAGCGGCTCTCCTTACGTCAGGAACAAGGTTTTCCTGCGGCCCGAGTCCCAGGAAAAGATTCTCGAGTGCAGCCGGGTGCTGGCCGAAGCCGGCGTGCCGACGGTGATCTACGACCTGATCCTGGATCATCCCTTCGAGACCGAGGGGCACCTGGAGGAGACCCTCGACCTGTGCCTCCGGCTCGCGCGGCCCTTTTACCTCCAGCTCCACGGCCTGAGCTTTTTGCCCGGCACGGAGATCGAGAAGATGGCCCTCGAGAGCGGGCTGGTTAAGCCGGAGGAAATGCAAAAGCTGCACAGCCGGCCGCTCGAGGAGCAGTACCGGGCGATGTACTGGTGGGTGCAGGGCGCCGGGACGAACCAGAGCCGTCTCATGGCTTACTGGAACACCATCATCTATTTGACCCAGGTCGACGGGATGGTGCCCTTTGTCCGGTGGGCGCGCCGGAAGCCCATTTTCAAGAACCACCCCGGCCTCCTGCGGCAGGTCCAGAAAGCGGTGAACTTTGCCCTCATCGGGAAAAAGGGTGTGCGGAAGCTGAAGCTGGCCTTAGGCATGCGCGCCTGA
- a CDS encoding DUF2283 domain-containing protein — protein MKFRYDPDADALYIRFKEGAVADTDEVSAGVMLDIDEEGNLLGLEILDASKKLGERPLTVEVEIPGTVKEQVL, from the coding sequence GTGAAATTCCGTTATGATCCGGATGCTGATGCTTTGTATATCCGTTTTAAAGAGGGAGCGGTTGCGGATACAGATGAAGTTTCTGCCGGGGTAATGCTGGATATAGATGAAGAGGGAAACCTGCTGGGATTGGAGATCCTAGATGCTTCGAAGAAATTAGGGGAACGGCCTTTGACCGTAGAGGTGGAAATACCGGGCACTGTAAAGGAGCAGGTTTTATAG
- a CDS encoding putative toxin-antitoxin system toxin component, PIN family, which produces MRAVIDTSVLVSGFLSRKSYPAEVLDAWILGRFTPVVSLELVKEYVAVLARDKFAVLGSVTNRIGLLEKILALPWVTMVYPKEKVSIVSKDPKDNKLLECAVEGKAEWVVTGDKHLLELRCMGDIAIVPAEDFVQTLKRTEN; this is translated from the coding sequence GTGCGGGCAGTGATTGATACCAGTGTTCTAGTTTCAGGTTTTTTAAGTAGAAAAAGCTATCCAGCAGAGGTACTCGATGCTTGGATTTTGGGGCGGTTCACACCTGTTGTAAGCCTAGAACTGGTGAAGGAATACGTTGCTGTCCTGGCCCGGGATAAATTTGCCGTCCTGGGTTCAGTTACGAATAGGATTGGCCTGCTGGAAAAAATCCTTGCGCTTCCGTGGGTAACAATGGTGTATCCTAAAGAAAAAGTTTCTATAGTATCGAAAGATCCAAAGGACAACAAACTCTTGGAGTGTGCTGTAGAAGGTAAGGCCGAGTGGGTAGTAACTGGCGATAAGCACCTCCTGGAATTACGTTGTATGGGAGATATAGCCATCGTCCCGGCGGAGGATTTCGTACAAACTTTGAAGAGGACTGAAAACTAA
- a CDS encoding DUF2283 domain-containing protein: protein MKFRYDPDADALYICFKEGAVTDTDEVSAGVILDLDEEGNLLGLEILDASKKLGERPLTVEVEIPGTVKEQVL from the coding sequence GTGAAATTCCGTTATGATCCGGATGCTGATGCTTTGTATATCTGTTTTAAAGAAGGAGCGGTTACGGATACGGATGAAGTTTCTGCCGGGGTAATACTAGATCTTGATGAAGAGGGAAACCTGCTGGGATTGGAGATTCTGGATGCTTCCAAGAAATTAGGGGAGCGGCCTTTGACTGTAGAGGTGGAAATACCGGGCACTGTAAAGGAGCAGGTTTTATAG
- a CDS encoding AbrB/MazE/SpoVT family DNA-binding domain-containing protein → MEIVRLSSKGQPVLPKNVRERLALKRGLELKVELIGGKIILEPVYRETKTDWCRWRGTFEKRYAILGEAVAETMEPIEPLAYTPEEFEKVPPLSVITALARDPARHIEL, encoded by the coding sequence GTGGAAATAGTTCGGTTATCTTCTAAAGGACAACCGGTACTTCCTAAAAATGTCAGGGAACGACTTGCCCTAAAAAGGGGGTTGGAATTGAAAGTGGAATTAATTGGAGGCAAGATAATCCTGGAACCTGTCTACCGGGAAACTAAAACGGATTGGTGTCGTTGGCGGGGCACCTTCGAAAAAAGGTACGCGATCCTTGGTGAGGCGGTGGCAGAAACGATGGAGCCCATCGAACCTCTCGCTTACACCCCGGAGGAGTTCGAAAAGGTGCCACCGCTAAGCGTCATTACCGCCCTGGCTCGCGACCCCGCCCGGCACATTGAACTCTAA
- a CDS encoding AbrB/MazE/SpoVT family DNA-binding domain-containing protein, which yields MAEVVVSSKYQIVIPAEVRKSLGIKKGQRLHVLLEDGSIRLIPSRPLSELRGLLRGMNTEIEREEEERL from the coding sequence ATGGCAGAAGTAGTTGTCTCCAGTAAGTACCAAATCGTCATTCCTGCGGAAGTCCGCAAGTCACTGGGAATCAAAAAAGGGCAACGACTCCACGTCCTCCTGGAGGATGGGAGCATCAGGCTCATTCCCAGCAGGCCGCTCTCCGAGCTGAGGGGTCTGCTCAGGGGGATGAACACCGAAATAGAGCGGGAAGAGGAGGAGCGCCTGTGA